The DNA segment GCAGAAATTAAAGCGATAATTACGCATTTTGCCTCAAGGCAGCGCAAAAAAAATCCGCTTTAGAAAGCGGATTAAATTGTATTTTCTATATTTTAGATAGTAGCAAAATCTTCTTTGTGAAGTACTCCAACTTCCATCATACATTGCTTCATCATTTGATAAGTGCGCTCAATATCATTGTCAAGACCTATAGAAAATCTGATGAGTCCATCGCTAAGTCCCATTGCTGCTTGTTCGTCCGCTGGAATTTCAGAAGAAGTTGAACTTCCTGGAGCACTAAAAAGAGTTTTATAAAAACCTAAACTTACCGCTAAGTAACCTAAGTTTTTCTCTTGCATTAATTCCATTAACTCATTTGCTTTTTCAAGACTCCCGGCATCAATCGTCATCATTCCTCCAAAACCGTATTCAGGATTAATCATTCCTTTATATAATTCGTGGCTTGGATGGCTTGCTAATCCTGGATAAACAGTTTTCAATCCGTCTTTTTCAAATCTTTCGGCAAGGTAATTTGCGTTGTGGCTATGTTGCTTGATTCGTAGGTGAAGCGTTCTAAGGTTTTTCATTACACTTGCAGATCTCATACTATCCATAGTGGGGCCTAAAAGCATACTTGCACCAGAATTTACGCATTTTAATGAAGCAATAAATTCGTTAGAAGCACAAGTTACACCCCCTACAGTATCGCTACTTCCGTTGATGTACTTAGTAAGGCTATGAATTACGATGTCTGCTCCAAGTTTGATTGGAGAAACGGAAAGAGGTGAAAATGTATTGTCAACAACCAATGTAAGGTTGTGTCTTTTTGCAATTTTAGACAAACCTGCAATATCTGCAACCTCAAGAAGTGGGTTACTTACAGTTTCGCAGTACAAAACTTTTGTGTTTTTTGTTATTGCTTTTTCTACTATTTCCAAATTAGTGATATCGACAAATGCAGTCGAGATTCCCATTCTTGGTGCAAAATTTTTCAAAAACGCATAAGTTCCACCGTAAATTGTACGACTAGATACAACGTGATCTCCATTTCCGCAAAGTTGCAGTAACGTGGGAGTAATTGCACCCATGCCTGAAGCGGCAACATTGGCGCTTTCGGTGCCTTCCATCGCTGCCATTGCTCTGTCTAGATATAAATTACTTGGCGAAGAGTGTCTTGAGTATAGATAACAACCTTCTGCATTTCCTTCAAAGGTGTCAAACATTGTTTTTGCTGAAAGAAAGGTATAGGTTGA comes from the Flavobacterium ardleyense genome and includes:
- a CDS encoding aminotransferase class I/II-fold pyridoxal phosphate-dependent enzyme — translated: MMNFDPADNIQDLQFFGEFGGVNPSISDSSTYTFLSAKTMFDTFEGNAEGCYLYSRHSSPSNLYLDRAMAAMEGTESANVAASGMGAITPTLLQLCGNGDHVVSSRTIYGGTYAFLKNFAPRMGISTAFVDITNLEIVEKAITKNTKVLYCETVSNPLLEVADIAGLSKIAKRHNLTLVVDNTFSPLSVSPIKLGADIVIHSLTKYINGSSDTVGGVTCASNEFIASLKCVNSGASMLLGPTMDSMRSASVMKNLRTLHLRIKQHSHNANYLAERFEKDGLKTVYPGLASHPSHELYKGMINPEYGFGGMMTIDAGSLEKANELMELMQEKNLGYLAVSLGFYKTLFSAPGSSTSSEIPADEQAAMGLSDGLIRFSIGLDNDIERTYQMMKQCMMEVGVLHKEDFATI